The nucleotide sequence CGGCAAAAGAATATTTGCTTTGCTGAAAGAAAATGTGTCCAATTTTAGTTTGTATGTCGGTTTTTTGAAGAAGAATTAATTCGGAAGTTTTAATTTTTTTTTCTTCATCCAATAAGGTTAATGCTTTTTGATAATAGAAAATTGCTGAATCAGGAAATAATTTTGTGAGTTTTTTTGCTTTTTCGGAATAATCTTTAAAGTCAGTTATTTCATTAGAATAATTTGTTGTTTGAGAATGAATATTCTGAAATACATTGAAGAAAAGAAAATAAAAAGTTATGAAAATTACTTTGATTTTCATCAAATAATCACCCCTTTATATCCTTTTAATTGGAAAATGTTTACAATAAAAGAATATTTTTATTTATTCTGATGATCTATTTTGATCCAAATTATCAGTATTGCTCATAACTTCGTTTAAAAATTGAAGATTATCCGACTGAGAATTTGAAATAATAATTTTCAAAACTGCTGTAAGTGGAACAGATAAAAACATCCCGGCAATTCCCCAAATATATCCCCAAACCAATAACGATAGTAAAATTACCAGCGGGTTTAAGCCTAGTTTATCGCCCATTATTTTTGGCTCTAAAATATTACCGATTAAATTTTGCGCAAGGGTAATAATTCCAGAAACCAATATTGTATATCCGATTGATTCATATTGTATTAATGTCATTACTGTGGGAAGAATAATTGCGACTATTGAACCAATATTGGGAATAAAATTTAAGAAGAACGATAAAACAGCCCATACAATCAAAAAATCAATATTAAAAATCCATAATATTATTCCGACAACAATGCCTGTTAAAAGACTTATTAAAAATTTTGTTGCAATGTATCTTTGAATTTGTTCTGTAATTTCTCGAAATGCTTTAAGAATTGTCTGTTCTCGTTTTTGCTTAAGTTCATTTATTTTTTTCTCATATTCATTTTTCTCATTTTCTTCATCTTCAATAAGCAATTTTTTCTTTAATGATTTTTTTGATTCGTATGACTGTACTTTTATATATCTGTTTTTAATAGCGTTTATTAAATGCATATGGCTGCTGTTTACAAAAATAAAGAAGAAGAGAACAAAAAATAATGCAGAGAAAAGTGAAATTGTTGATGAAAAAAACCCGCTTGCCAAACCGCTGTAATCCAAATCAGTAAGTATTTTGGAAATATTAAATTCCAAAAAGAACTTATCCGCAATTCCAAAATTTGCGGCAGATGTTCTAACTATATTATTCAGCCTTTGTTCATATTGAGGAAGCTCCTCACCAAAACGGCTGAAAGAGTCAATAATAAATGTTGAAAGAGCCCAAAAAAATCCAATAATAATTAATAAATCAATAATTGTTGTCGCAGATCTGGGAATTTTCTTTTTAATTAAATAATCATTAAGCGGCTCAAATACAAAAACCAAAAGATATGCAATTGTTAATGGAATAAAAATATCCTGCAGCTCTTTAAGAACTCCCAACAAAACAACTAGGCCAATAAATACGATAAAAAATTTTACTGCGGGATCTATATATTGCTTTTTCATTTTATTATTTTATTTTAAGATAATTTAAAATAACTATAAAATTCTTCACTTTTAATATGTCAAAAAAATTTTGGTGCTAAAATGAAAAAATTTATTATGTGGATTATTATTGCTAGTATTCTGTTCTTTAGCTGTAGCGAACAGAAAAAGATTACGGAAAGCAAAAATTTCGTTCATCCTGAATGGAGTTATAATGCTTCAATTTATGAAGTAAACATTCGTCAATTCACAAACGAAGGCACTTTCAATTCATTTTTAAATCATTTGCCGGAATTAAAAAAGCTAGGCGTTGATATTCTTTGGCTTATGCCAATTAATCCAATCGGTGAAAAAAATAGAAAAGGTACATTGGGAAGTTACTACTCGGTAAAAGATTATAAAGCTATTAATCCCAATTTCGGCTCAAAAGAAGATTTTAAAACTCTGGTTGATAGTATTCATTCGCTTGGAATGCACGTTATAATTGATTGGGTTGCCAATCATACTTCTTGGGATAACAAATGGACGAAAACAAATCCCGAATTTTACAATAAAGATTCACTTGGAAATTTTATTCCGCCTGTAGCCGATTGGAGTGACGTTATCGATCTTAATTATGAAAACAAAGAATTAAGAAACGCAATGACAGAGGCATTATTATATTGGGTAAAAGAATTTAATATTGATGGATACAGATGCGACGTTGCGGAAATGGTTCCGTTGGATTTTTGGAAAAATACACGTAAAGAATTAGACAAAATAAAACCGGTTTTTATGCTTGCTGAAGGTGAAAATCCCGAATTGCACAAAAATGGTTTTGATATGACTTACAATTGGAAACTTAAGGATGCTATGAATAATTACGCAAAGGGTTTGATATCAGTTGACAGCATTAAGAATTCCTTTATTGTTAATTCAAAATTATATGCTGATGATGATATAAGAATGAATTTTACTTCTAACCACGACGAGAATACTTGGGCAGGAACTGAATTTGAAAGACTCGGTGATCTTGCCGAACCATTTGCAATTCTTGCGTTAACCGCAAAGGGAATGCCTTTGATTTACAATGGACAAGAAGCGGGAATGAATAAAAGATTACAATTTTTTGAAAAAGACTTTATTCCATGGCATGATTACAAAATGCGAAGTATTTACTCAATTGTTTTAGCGGAGAAAAAAGTAAATTCAGCAATGTGGAACGGAAACAAAGGCGGAAATATGAAATTTATAAATTCGGATAACAATAAAATATTTGCCTTTTCCAGAGAAATGGGAAATGATAAAATTTATGTTTTGATAAATCTTTCAAATAATAAACAAGAATTTAAAGTAACTGATAAAAATGTAAATTTAAGTCTGACAAATTTATTTACAAACGATAAAATTGATTTAGTTTCCGGTGTTCAATTTACACTTGAACCAAACGGTTATTTTGTTTTAGTAAATAAGTAACCGTTCATTTGCGTTGCTTTAAAATTGTCAAAACTTAAATATATTTGAAATCAAAATTAATGAAACAAATTTAAATTCTACTTATCGGTTTTATTTTTCTTATCTGGAATAAATTTAAGTGAAATAGAATTTACACAGTGACGCGTGTTTTTTTCGGTAAACCCTTCACCAAGAAACACGTGTCCTAAATGTCCGCCGCAATTGCTGCAAATTATTTCTGTTCGTCGTCCGTCGGCATCGGGAATTCTTGTTACGGCACCGGGAATTTCATCATCAAAACTCGGCCAGCCGCAGTGTGAATCAAATTTGTCTTTTGATCTGTAAAGCTCAGCATTGCATTGCTTGCAAACATATGTTCCGGATTCTTTATTGTTTGTATATTGTCCGGTATAAGGCATTTCAGTCGCTTTATGCAATATTACCTTTTGTTCTTCGGGAGTTAATTTATTGTATTTCATTTTTTTCTGTGCGCTTATATTTGATAAAAGAATTGTAAATAAAATTAAAAAGATTATTTTGCTCATTTGTAACCTTTCTTATATATATTTGATAATTATAAACATAAATCATTACTTGGTTCCATTAAAATTGAAAAAGCTATGAGAAAAACACTTTATAAAATAATAATCGTAATTTTCCCTTTTTTTCTTCTTTCTTGCAACTCAATTAATTATACTACAACAAAAAAAGATGTTTTAACAAAATACACCGAACTAAAAATTTTTTTTTCTGAAGAAGTTAAAGATTCATTTTACTTATATATCCGTGTTCCCAAAAATTATGAAAAAGAAAATAAATCGTATCCGGTTTTGTATTTGCTTGATGGAGACATCTCTTTCAACATGGCAACAAGCATTGTTAGATATTTGCAGTATGCAAAAGATGTTCCGGAAATAATAATTGTTGGAATTGGTTACGGCTCAATGATGAACGATGATAAAATAAACTACAGAGAGCGCGATTATTCTATTTCAAAAAATGAAATGTTAAAATTATCAGGCGGCGGTGAGAAGTTTTTAAACTTTATTAAAAATGAATTAATTCCTTATATCGATAAAAATTATAAATCTTCCGATAAAAGATATTTAACTGGATATTCACTCGGCGGATTATTTGCAATTTATACTTTGATTAAAAATATAAATTTATTTAACGGTTATATTGCCGGAAGTCCTTATTTGAAAAATGATATTGAACAATTGTTAAGTTCATCAAATAATTTAGATAATTATAGTGGAAAGATTTTTGTCAGCTTCGGTGAACTTGAGAGTGAGCATGATTATAAAATTCCCATACAAAATTTGACGAGAAATATTAAAAGTGTATTAAAAAATGATAAGAAAATTAAATTGCAGATTTTTGAAAATGGGACACATTACAGTTGTCCTCCCGAAGCTTTGACTTACGGATTACAGTTTATATTCAGCGAAAATTAAATTGTAATTTTTATCTAAATAGAAATTAAGTATTATATTGATGGTTGAATTAGATTAATTGCTACCTTCTTTTCACCTTTGACATTTCACTTTTAGCATTTATTTTTTTAGATATAAAACTTTTTTAAAAAACTATTGTAGAACACTCAAAACTTTTTAGAAAGATATTTAATATGAAAAAAATCACTTTATTATTTTTTATTATTACTGTTATCTTATCATTTAATGAAAATATTTTTGCTCAAAATTTGAAGAAAGCTAAAATTATGAATACAAACAATAAATATGAAACCGCGACATTTGGAACCGGTTGTTTTTGGTGTACCGAAACAATTTTCGAAAAATTAAAAGGTGTTGAGTCAGCTGTTTCCGGTTACAGCGGCGGAACAAAGGAAAACCCGACATACAAAGAAGTCTGCACCGGAAATACTGGACATGCCGAAGTTATTCAAGTTACATTCGATCCTTCTATAATTTCATTTAAAGATTTGTTGGAAGTCTTTTGGAAAACGCACGATCCTACAACATTAAATCGTCAAGGTGAAGATGTTGGCACTCAATACAGATCAGTTATTTTTTACCATAATGACGAACAAAAAAAAGTAGCGGAAGAATACAAGACGAAATTAGAATCTGCAAAAGTATTTAAAGATCCAATTGTAACTGAAATTACAAAGTTTAAAAACTTTTTTCCTGCGGAAAATTATCATCAAGATTATTACGAACAAAATAAATCTCAACCTTACTGCAGTTTTGTAATTACTCCAAAAGTGGAAAAGTTCAAGAAAGTTTTTCATGATAAATTAAAATAGAGAAGACATTAGCTAATGATAAACTTTTGGGATGAAAGATATTCTCAGGAAGAATTTGTTTACGGAACAGAACCTAATGAATTTTTAAAAGAAACTTTAACAGAAATTAAACCTGGTAAAATTTTATTTCCTGCAGAAGGAGAGGGTAGAAATTCTGCTTTTGCTGCTCAACTCGGTTGGGATGTTTTTGCTTTCGATTCTTCTAGAATTGCAAAGGAAAAAGCCACAAAGTTATATAAATCAAATAATATAAACGTAAACTATTCTTTATGTTCTTTGGAAAACTATGAATGCCAGTCAAATTTTTTTGACTGTATTGCGTTAATTTTTGTTCATCCCTCTGAAGATATTAGAAAAAAAGTTCACTTAAAATTGCTGAATTATATTAAACCAAATGGAATTTTAATTTTAGAAGCCTTTTCAAAAGATCAGTTGAAATACAGTTCCGGCGGACCAAAGAATAAAGAAATGTTGTTTTCTGAAGAAATAATTAAAAATGATTTCGGGTCTTTGAATATAAAATTACTAAGTTCCATCGAAAAGTTTATTTATGAAGGAGAACATCATAAAGGCAAAGCTGCAATTATTGATTTTATTGCACAAAAACCTTAACAGACCTTGTCTCTTAAATAGAGTTTAATAATTCTATTAAATTCTCAAATGTTTTTGCACCTGTTTTCTTAAGTGTTTCAAAATTCTGATGTCCGCTTGCAATTAATACGCAATTAGCTCCAATTTCTTGCGAGACTTCAAAATCATGAATTGTATCTCCTATCATCAGCACTTCGCCGGGTTTGTTTCCTATAGATTTCATTAGATTTTTTCCCAAATCAATTTTTCCCGCCGCATATATATTATCTAATCCTGTAATATGTGAAAAATATTTAGTTAAATTAAAATGTTCCGCCATTTTAATCAAATTATCTTGTTTATAAGCTGAAAGTAACGATTGCTCTTTTTCCAAAGTATTGAACTTTTCCATTGTCTCGATAATTCCATTGTGAAGCTTACACTCAAATTTTCTTTCTTCATATTCATCCATCCATTCTTTACCGACAATCTCAAAGGATTCTTTAGTAAAATCAAATCCTGCGGCAATGTAATAGTTTATAACCGGTATTGTAAAAATGGATTTATATTTTTCTACAGATATTTCGGGAAGGTTTTTTTTTCTAAATAAATTATTTCCAATATCAACACAGAGTTGAAGATCATTTAAAATTGTCCCGTTCCAATCCCATATTATATGTTTGTAGTTTTTTATATTCATCCAATTTTCTATTTATTTATCAACAAGTCAAATTTAGCTAATTTCAAAATTGTAGAAAATCATAAAAGCATATTTGCTAATTAAATTATTTACTCATCTTTCGATAATACTACATTTACAAAATTTATAAAATATTGAACCTGGTTTCAAAAATATTAGAAAAGCTATTTCATTGGGACAAAATATTTCTATCGGAATTATCTTCAGATCAAAAAATAGAAATTGATGTTAAACTTCATCCAATACTTTTACGGTTTCCAAAACCGCTGGAAAAGTATTATTTAAACTATTTTCAAAGTAATTCTAAACTTCAAATAAAAATTTCGGCAATTGTCGGCGCACTATTCTTTCTCGTTTTTTTTCCTTTTGATATGTACTTTATACCAGAATTCTCAACTAAATTTTTAATCGTTCGTTTTTTAACATCAGTTTTTATAGTTTCTATAGCCTTTTATGCCAGCAATTTAAAAAATTCGACCCATACTCAATTGTTATTATCCGTAGCAACAATTTTAGTTGGTACTGTTGACATTTCTTTTATTGTAATTGCCTCACCAAAGTTAAACGATTCATATTATGTTGGTCTTATTTTAATTTATTTTTGGAGTTACGTTTATCTAAAACAAAGATATCTGTGGTCAATGATTTCCGGATTCTCAATATTTTTTATATATCTTTTCTTTTCAAAGTTTGTAATCGATTTGGATCAGCACATTTCTTTTATAAGTATCTTTTATCTTCTAGCTTCTAATATAGCAGGAGTTGGAATTTCATACTCTTTGGAATATTATTCAAGACGTGAGTATTTTCAACAATTAATGATTAAGAATTCTATTGACTTAAATTTTGACTTAAACGAAAAAATAAGCGAGAGTAAAAAAGTTATATTCCAAGCTCAGGAAAAATTGATGCTTCAAAGTAAAGCAATAGAATCTGCCGCCAATTGTATTGTGATTGTAAATAGAAAAGGAAATATTATTTTCTGCAACTCCGCGGTTTCTCAATCAACGGGATATAGCAGAGACGAACTGCTTGGAAAAAATCCCAGAATTTTCAAATCAGGCAAACACGATATTCTGTTTTACAAAAACATTTGGAATACAGTATTAAATAGAAATGTTTGGAGCGGTGAAATTATAAACAAAAAAAAGAACGGTGAATTAATCTATGAAGAAATGATTATTACTCCAGTCACAGAAAATGGCTCTAATATAATTAGTCACTTTATAGCAATAAAACAGGATATTTCCTCAAGAAAGGAAATGGAAAAAAATCTTCTCGAAAGTG is from Ignavibacteriota bacterium and encodes:
- a CDS encoding AI-2E family transporter, whose translation is MKKQYIDPAVKFFIVFIGLVVLLGVLKELQDIFIPLTIAYLLVFVFEPLNDYLIKKKIPRSATTIIDLLIIIGFFWALSTFIIDSFSRFGEELPQYEQRLNNIVRTSAANFGIADKFFLEFNISKILTDLDYSGLASGFFSSTISLFSALFFVLFFFIFVNSSHMHLINAIKNRYIKVQSYESKKSLKKKLLIEDEENEKNEYEKKINELKQKREQTILKAFREITEQIQRYIATKFLISLLTGIVVGIILWIFNIDFLIVWAVLSFFLNFIPNIGSIVAIILPTVMTLIQYESIGYTILVSGIITLAQNLIGNILEPKIMGDKLGLNPLVILLSLLVWGYIWGIAGMFLSVPLTAVLKIIISNSQSDNLQFLNEVMSNTDNLDQNRSSE
- a CDS encoding alpha-glucosidase C-terminal domain-containing protein, translated to MKKFIMWIIIASILFFSCSEQKKITESKNFVHPEWSYNASIYEVNIRQFTNEGTFNSFLNHLPELKKLGVDILWLMPINPIGEKNRKGTLGSYYSVKDYKAINPNFGSKEDFKTLVDSIHSLGMHVIIDWVANHTSWDNKWTKTNPEFYNKDSLGNFIPPVADWSDVIDLNYENKELRNAMTEALLYWVKEFNIDGYRCDVAEMVPLDFWKNTRKELDKIKPVFMLAEGENPELHKNGFDMTYNWKLKDAMNNYAKGLISVDSIKNSFIVNSKLYADDDIRMNFTSNHDENTWAGTEFERLGDLAEPFAILALTAKGMPLIYNGQEAGMNKRLQFFEKDFIPWHDYKMRSIYSIVLAEKKVNSAMWNGNKGGNMKFINSDNNKIFAFSREMGNDKIYVLINLSNNKQEFKVTDKNVNLSLTNLFTNDKIDLVSGVQFTLEPNGYFVLVNK
- a CDS encoding methionine-R-sulfoxide reductase, with the translated sequence MSKIIFLILFTILLSNISAQKKMKYNKLTPEEQKVILHKATEMPYTGQYTNNKESGTYVCKQCNAELYRSKDKFDSHCGWPSFDDEIPGAVTRIPDADGRRTEIICSNCGGHLGHVFLGEGFTEKNTRHCVNSISLKFIPDKKNKTDK
- a CDS encoding alpha/beta hydrolase, producing the protein MRKTLYKIIIVIFPFFLLSCNSINYTTTKKDVLTKYTELKIFFSEEVKDSFYLYIRVPKNYEKENKSYPVLYLLDGDISFNMATSIVRYLQYAKDVPEIIIVGIGYGSMMNDDKINYRERDYSISKNEMLKLSGGGEKFLNFIKNELIPYIDKNYKSSDKRYLTGYSLGGLFAIYTLIKNINLFNGYIAGSPYLKNDIEQLLSSSNNLDNYSGKIFVSFGELESEHDYKIPIQNLTRNIKSVLKNDKKIKLQIFENGTHYSCPPEALTYGLQFIFSEN
- the msrA gene encoding peptide-methionine (S)-S-oxide reductase MsrA, with product MKKITLLFFIITVILSFNENIFAQNLKKAKIMNTNNKYETATFGTGCFWCTETIFEKLKGVESAVSGYSGGTKENPTYKEVCTGNTGHAEVIQVTFDPSIISFKDLLEVFWKTHDPTTLNRQGEDVGTQYRSVIFYHNDEQKKVAEEYKTKLESAKVFKDPIVTEITKFKNFFPAENYHQDYYEQNKSQPYCSFVITPKVEKFKKVFHDKLK
- a CDS encoding methyltransferase domain-containing protein, encoding MINFWDERYSQEEFVYGTEPNEFLKETLTEIKPGKILFPAEGEGRNSAFAAQLGWDVFAFDSSRIAKEKATKLYKSNNINVNYSLCSLENYECQSNFFDCIALIFVHPSEDIRKKVHLKLLNYIKPNGILILEAFSKDQLKYSSGGPKNKEMLFSEEIIKNDFGSLNIKLLSSIEKFIYEGEHHKGKAAIIDFIAQKP
- a CDS encoding HAD family hydrolase, which gives rise to MNIKNYKHIIWDWNGTILNDLQLCVDIGNNLFRKKNLPEISVEKYKSIFTIPVINYYIAAGFDFTKESFEIVGKEWMDEYEERKFECKLHNGIIETMEKFNTLEKEQSLLSAYKQDNLIKMAEHFNLTKYFSHITGLDNIYAAGKIDLGKNLMKSIGNKPGEVLMIGDTIHDFEVSQEIGANCVLIASGHQNFETLKKTGAKTFENLIELLNSI